CATCAGCGTATGTCAGGATGTGAGGTGGATAAGCTTAGGAGCCCTACACTTATTGGCTAAAGTAACACAGGCACACAGCTATGAGAGAACAAGTTTGCCTATTTGGCTGAGCACTTCCATACAGATAAGTGACATAAAAATATTAAAGGATGAGAAAGTCCTTGAAAAGAGGACCTCAGGAGAGCCATTAACATTGATAGAATAGCTCATGGCCTCAAAATCAACACACATTTCATTATAAGAGTGATAATGCACCTTGGGATGCTAAACCCTTGAGAATATGTTCCACAAATGCTATTTTATTTCTTCTACCCACAAAAATTGTCAGAATGGAACTTTCACAATCATTGTAATTAAGGAGTTGGATATAACAAATATTCCTTTCCCAAAATGAATTTCACACTTTGGGTTGGCGCATAGATTAAGAATATTTGATAAAGAGGGTAATAAAACTGATGGAGTGAGTATTATATTGAGAATGATGGTTGGAAAAATAAGCATTTGCAAGATATAGAGGACAATTATATTGGATAAAAATTAAATCTTTCTTTAAACCGGAGTTTGGCGAAAAGAGAATGGAGTATAAATCTTTCTCATGGTCTTGAAGAAACACACTTCCTCTAAGATAGACATGTCTTATCATCCACAACTACATTCACTTGTACTGGCCTACCCTTTAAGTGAAAAATCCCCGATCatttcaaaaagaaaattatCAATTCTTGAAACTAGCACCTTAGTGATGAACTAAGGCAACTACCTTAGTTTTCATGAAAACCGAACCATCGAACACCGGGTCCTTACATACAACACGTGAGTGGAGGTGTTTGCATCATAAATCGAGTCAATCGACAGATAATTTCTATTACGAAGAAAAGTTAGGGCTTCTCCAAGTTCAACAATAGAGTTAATCTTTTCTAAAACCAAACAGGATAAATAACAAAAGGGACATATTTTGGTCATATAGATTGTTTTGGTGTTCGAAGGTACACATCTCAACCCACGAAGCGGAGAGGTTATACCTCTATATAAGTCATTAGGGTGATTAGGCACACTATACAAATTAAGGACACCACAACATACTATTGCCTAAAGTGAATACCATCAAAGGACCTAACTTCTTAGACACAAAAGTCAACATCGGAGCAAATCGCTTTCAAAAGTTCTCCAAtcgatttgttttttttttttggcattgTTGTGGTCACCTCCCTACCAGtgaacttactaatcatttttgacaGTATAGAGATTATATAGTTGTATCCATCATCAGTAACAAGAACAAGCGACGAAGGATACAATCTTGCAAAAACACAAACTCACTTCCATCCTCAAACATCATTTCTGAGCATTTGGAGGATATTGTATAAAATCCCAGTGATCCAAGGCTCTTGACTTTTCAAAATCCTTAACTTCTCAAAAGCTCGTCGAGTTTTCAccttcatatttaaatgtttaTTACTACCATCACCTTATTAAACTGCCACAGACTAACCCCCAGCAAAAAATCTTCACTCCCACATCTCCCAACTTCAAAATGTTTTCAGTTCCTCCTCACTTGTCCCTAATCAAACATGTCCAAATAAAACCCTACTGTTTTCGCTTACGCAATTAGAATCAACGTTATCATGTAATCATGCCATAAACTCCAAAACTAGAATCACAACATATAAAAACAATTGGAAAACAAACCTCAGTCTCATAGCATTGGCATCAGCTTCAGCACTAGCATAAATTGACGCCATGGCCTACAAATTAACATAATCAACCAAAAAAGAGTTGTCAAAAACTTACGAAATTAAGCAAATTAATAATCATCAAAGTTCAACCTAAAGCACAATAAAAATAGGAGGAGGGAAATCGGAGGAGATAGAAAAAGACCGTTTGAACACGGGAAGAATCAAGCTGACGATCTTCGACACGGTCAGTGAGCTTGTCGAAAGCTTTGCTTTGCTGCTGCATATCTTTTGAGTCCACCATTCTCTCCACTCCTTCGTCTCCTCCCTCCATTTTTTCTCTCTGCTCTTTCTCTGTAAACTTCGTTTTTTGAAGTACCCGTAATACTGAATGAACTGCTCTGATGGAGgtttttatctatttttaggGTTAGGCTTTTAAATTTTCGGTGTTCATTTTTCTAATTATTTTCACTACTGCGttttattcacctgattttcacttattttttctgaacttatctgaacttaactgaacttaactgaatttatctgaacttatctgaacttattagaacttattttagttataaattgtacttggtcaactcttatttttactgaacttatcttatctgaacttatctgaacttaactgaacttatctggacttatttttcctgaaataagtgaaaataaggtgaacagaacatggCCTTAATAGGGAGTACTACCTCTATTTCGCAATATAtaaatcattttttattttagcaCTATTTATCAATTAATTTTTACAATTTTCTTTTGTCATTATGTAAGAAAAATATAGTCaaatgagatcttgttaaattcgtatcaatACGAAAAaatcaaatatcaaatttttaaaatttttacttatacgcatTTAGACATATTAAAATCCTAAAAAGCGTGTTGAAATATGTATAAAAAGAAATGTTGACATGTATTgtggaacggaggtagtatggaTTACTTTATAATTTCGTAACTAATAAATTCGACGTGAATAAACAGGTACATATTAAGGTTGATAAGGATTAATCAAATATACTAATTTTTTAGGGGCTATCGCCAACCATTAGGTTGATGGTAATTGTAAGCCGccctttatttgtttttctgCCTTTTGATTTCGGCCCTGTTTGGCAATTAGCTGTGGGCGGTTGGTTATCGACTGTTTTACTTGGCTGGTTTGACTGGCTGTTTAACTTGGCTCCTTTTGTTGGTTGTTTGACTATTgattgttttcaaaaatatgtttggtaaaatcagttgttggCTGTTGGTTGTTGAATGTAGCTATGTAAATTGACATTTCAGGACATTTTATggcttttattcattttttaataaatcgcaataactaataaataaattattgtatGGAGTAGTATTAATTAgattatttatactaattaaaaAACATAAATTATTAAGTGGAGTAATTCGTACAATATTAAGTGTTGTTAATTTATTGATTATTggtgattaattattaattattaattattgaaaaacaAGGATAAAAAAGTAATTTAGACAACGACAAGCCAAAAGCCAACCCCAAAAATCTAGTAACACTAGCTTTTCATTTATGGCGGAAACGCTGAACCAattaccaaacacattttctGGCAGTTTGACTAGATTAAAAAGCCAAAAACCAAAAACCATTGAAAAACCTAGCTAAAAGCCATTTACCAAACACCCCATTCATGTTCCGAATAAAAACTTCATTATCTCTCTATTGGAGAATTTCTTTACCCATTTATTGGATTTTATCGAGTTTGGGCTATCTTTTAATTTAGTAGGAAAAATTGATTTATTGATGAAGATTGGTACGGTGTTACAACTTGCAACAGATGTCAGACCTACGTTTACAATCAATTGAATCGAGTTTAATCAATCTCAAAACTACAACAGATCGAAAGACCCCCTTGTTGAAGGCTGCATCAAACAGCGATGTAAAAGACGGTATTCATCATTGACAGATCTCATCCACGATGATCGTGGTTTTTCCGGATTAGAATTTCGTTTGAACCACATTGTTTTGTATTTATTAGTTTTTATTTCCATTATAAATGTCGTATAACTATTTTATTTATGAACTAActttaccttaaaaaaaaattaccaaataCAATTTACAACTCAAatcattttttatgtttttataaattaaaataagaaaatataagTGAAAATAGATCATGTGAATAAAACTTAACCTAATTAAAAATTGTAAGAGAAAAAATATCCTCTTTTCAAAGAGTAACAATTTTTTTAATAGGAtgtgtaaataaaataaaataagtccTCGTCATTTTGGGAAATCAGAATGGGTGGAATTTAAGAAGGAAAATAACCTATAAAATGATCATTTCGGCAAAATACTCATTTTGTGTCCGGTTAAAAGAATGTTCTATGTTCTAACTTCAAATTTACTAGCTACGGAGTAGTAAGTAGTTTTTGATGCAACATCTATCCTATTAGCATCCAAATGAACTtgtaatctatactaatatattagaATGCATTTCTAACAAAATATATGTGTCGTGTGTAATCTCCTCTCACCAGAAACACGACATGTGATCTTATTAAGAAATATGCGTACAAAAATTTCGCATATTAACGCTTGAGAATAAGAGACCAACAAGATGTAAGGTAGAAGTATTATCAGGATATTTATTCCACAtaagtacgaagtatataattTGGAATAATGAATGTTTATTATGAACTACTATTAAGGAGAGAAAATTATTCAAGCCAAATCAAAATATATTATTCAATGTAGAAACTCAAGACATCATCTGAACTACACActagttttaattattgttaaccGTGAAGGGTTTATAAAAATTGACATATGTAGTATATCATGACAATATAACATAGGAATGATCTTATATACGGAGTAGCTGGAAATTTAAGCTTAAAACAAGATAAGTAAACAACCAAAATTCTAACTTtccaataaaacaaataaaagaacGTAGAGTAAGCATGAAGCTCGAATGACATTGaaccaaatttttaattttgttttttttgcaatggcaagaagaaaagaaaaagtacTAGAAGACCCTCATCGTTTAGTATATTAGTACGTGTATTACattacatatacatatatttttaaGCATGGAATCCTCTCATTTCAAGCTCGATCTACTAATGAATGAAAAAACTTGATCAATCCAACCATGCTGGTACCCATTGCTTGCCATCAATGAAGTCTATGGTGAGAAAAGGAGCCGCTTCTTCGTCGCTCAGACGACGACTCCATGAAACTCGGTCACCTGTGGTTGATCCAGGTCCATGACATGCATACTCCGCAAAAAATATGTTGCTGTTACATTCAAACAAAAAATTCCATTTTTATCAAATCATATAACACGAGTAAGTTCGTACACAAAAATATTATTCAACGCCGATGAGTAGGTTGGTTTGATTAGCTTGTTGAATTAGCGAATTTAATGAGGCCATGATACGAGGGTGGAGAGGCGGCATGCTGTGATGTATGAGCAAACACATCACAGCGCCAAACATGCACCATTTCTTTTGAAAAAAGTAACATTCATTAAAAAAGAGTACCATTTCGAtgaaaacatgtaccatttcgttaaaaagagtacaatttcattaaaaataaagtgccatttcgattaaaacatgtaccatttcgATTAAAACATGTAACATTTCGATTAAAACATGCATGTACCATTTcattgaattgtttttgctgttatgtttttacaaaaacataACAGACCGGGGTTTTTACTTCCTCGCCATGATACTTGCTTTTCATTTGATTGTACGTataaagtgtttggtaaattagctgtTAGTTATTAGCGGTTTAATGTGTGAATGATCATTAAGGACATTGAAGTAAAATGAAGTAGGTAGGTAAGAGTTGTTACTTTATCCAATAATGGGACAAATTTGTCATTTTACACCTTCTTTAAACCTTTAGTTGAAAAAACTcctatattaatatttttcaaaattatatttctcatcccaaaactctcttccaaaCCTCCTACCGTATAACCAAACACtaacgaattttagaaataatagTCAAACACTCAAACCTCTAATGCACCTCAAAATCTCATTTTTCTCCAAACCTCTCGTAATCAAACACCCCCTATATCCCTAAATATATACATTCAACGTCATCCGACAACTATTACAACAACTGATTGCTAATATAACAACTACTTTTGCCAAACATGCTCCCTACTTTTGCCAAATATGGTCCTTGTACAAAACAATTGAtaagcaaataaaataaatacatgTTTGAAATAAGAAGAATGACACTTACTCAGTGGAGCCATCATAACTCCAATTAGTCCATCCTTCAGAAGTAACAGTTCCAGACAAGTAAGAATTTGCAAAGAGCACCCTTGAATAAGCACCTTTAGCTCTACCCAGATAAACTTGATCTGTGCCGTAAATCTTTGATTTGTTGAATACATAACCACTTTTTTCATTTTCACTTTCCCTGTTTTGTGCTGTGATTGACCCATGGATCTTTATCCTCCGGTCGACCAACACAAAGATCTCACACTCCTACAAAATATATATAGAGAAACAAAGTAAGACAATGTACGTtatgaaggttgttttttcgcatatcagatatgtatggcaacacacatatcagctaaaagacaaaataggaagtaccattctgtaGAAAAAAGTCccattttgttaaaaaaaagtacaatttttgtttaaaaaagtaccatttaatttattttttgtcattttttctattttgtcttttgttatgatatgtatttgcaagcacatatctgatatccgaaaatatttcTTCGTACTCCATGTGCCTAATAATTCAAACAATCGCTaattttggtcatttcttgcgtTAAGGTGTTCTCGTCGTGTGGATCGGAGGAACAATTAAGTGATATAATTATTACGTGTGATGTGTATTATAGCTAAAGGTCATGCCTAATAATGTACGTCTAGGTGAAATCTGTAACGTACGTCATGCCTAATAATTCAAACAATCACTGATTGTGGTCATTTCTTATAATTAGGTGTTATTCTCGTGTGGACGGACAAATGAATATCAAAATAGAGAATAATATGAGATAATACGTACATGAAAAATGGATCTAGCACGACCAAAGATAAAGTCGATGGAACCTTGAATGTAACATCCTTGATAGTAATGACTACCCTTTGAATCATAGAGAGTGTTGTGAGTGCTGAAAAATCCACAGTGATAGAATGCAGCCGTGTCTGATGCTACGTATGCTGCAACTGATTGATTTTGTGACGTGTATGCTTCCCCAGTTGGAGCATCATTCTATGTATACAACAAGATTGTGTTAGAACTAGTAATTATAAAATCGTTAAAGATGGTACTTAGTCGGGCGGGTCTGAGGCACGACCCAACATGAAAAAAGCATGGTTAGAAACCAGCACAAAGTCGTGGGCCATAGGCCAACGGTCTGGGCACATTTACGATAAATTGAGTAAAATTTGGCTTAAGCACGATGACTCGACTTGCCCCGATAGACAGTGGATTTGGGCCGTGCCCGGActgcattttaaaattttgtggCCCAGTCCAACCCCTTAAATGGGCTTGGTGTGGACTAAGCCCATTCAGACTAAGGCCCATGGGCTCAACCAGCGCGGCATGTCCCTACCCACATCCATTTAAAATACATGAGCATTGCCTTCTGCGACTATATTCAGGATTTTTTGTTCAGGCGCAACAAAAAGTTAAAAAGTGGCATTACCTTGAAACTTATTCCAAATGCAACAAAATTTGGAGCTTCAACCTTGAAAGTTGCAGACTCAATGTTGTTGACAGAACTATGAGACCAAACAATGTAGGTCCTACCTTTTCCATTTCCTCTCAAGAATATCTTAGGTTTTGTATGAGGTATGTGCACTTTCTCCctgttaattaaaaaaaaacacattctTGTTAAGCATACAATGTAATTATTGAgaataaactaaaataaataaattatatttcatattaCTTGTGTTGATTCCTATAACATGTATTTATACACGTGATGCATGCGTGATATtttatataaatattataaaagtaTAATAGAAATTTCATAGAGGGGACACCATATCCTCAATAGTTTCCTTATAGAATAAAGAAGAGATGCATGattataaattttgaatttaaaccaattgcttgttggttcagtggtgattgagactGAACTGGGTAGGGACAACGTGtgtcgatcccccgcaacaacaattaggaggggactggaacctaatcACCCAAAACTTGCCCCGAATTCGGATTAGCCTTAAGGGTGAACCATACGATGTATGTTATTTGAagcatatttttttttggtacgggTTAATTACAACGATTTATGCATAATGTACGCTAAGAACATGTATGACAAGAGACCTGAAAATTCCTTTTGAAAGTTCGATATTTATCCAATTTGAATTCCCTTCGGGAACAGAATCGATTGCAGCTTGGACGGTTTTAAAGTCTCCATTGCCATTGATATCGACTACAATGGTGCGATTCCCGCCGATTTTTTGAGCTAAGATAGGACCATCAATGACGTTCTTATGAATGGTATGTGCATGTGATCCTTCACCAAAGTTGACATTAGAAACAAGAAATACGCAGATGATTGCCAATGCATTCAAAATGTTGGTAGCTTGTAAATACATTGTTATTTCTAATGAGAAGTTCTTTTGGGGGGAGGGGATGTAGGAAAGGGGACAAATCAAAGGGAATTGTGTAGTAAATTGTTATTAAGAGAATTTTTGTGTTTAGATTTGGTAGCCCGTAATAAAAGGAAAGAGGATTTTCTATATTGGAATGTTACCAGAGATTTTTTAGTGGGGGGTTATATTTATTATCTGTTGGCTCTATATTTTTGCTTTGGAATTTCAATGGTTATTGTGAAGTTTTTATTAATTTGAGGCTAAAGGTGGTACATTCACTTTGTGATACGAAGAATGAGTACCCCTGTAGTCCTTACCTTTGCTCTATACAGCTACacgtaaagatggttgtgggttgTGTCGAGCCGTGTTTTATGTCGAGCCTGCGTGTTTTGGGTTTGAATGGAATCCTCCCACGCCAAGCTTACTATTTTGTATAGGGTCGTGTCGTGCCAAAAAAATATTGAAAGACAACCCAGACACAGTCCAATCTCTAGTGTTGGGTTGTGTCGGGACTTCGTATCTGAGCCTAATTTCACTCAAGTTAACCTGTTTTGTCGTGTTGTACCGAATTTTCGTACGTAAGCCTAAATACGAGCAACGCGCCTAATCTATTTAATTAAACAAACGTATGTTCCTTTTTTGTACGAGAAAAAATATATGTTTTGTTTAACGAGAAcgaatacgaagtatatgtaTTCCTAACTACTCAATCATTAACCCACATAGTACTATATTAGCAGGAACCGACCCGAGACCCgaaattttgttaaaatagGAAACTCGTAACCCGACCGTAGCCAACCCGTTAAAACCGACGACCGATTTCGACCCGTTAATGCATGACCCGGACCCGAACCTGATACACGAGCGAAATATAACCGATAACAAAGCTGAGTCAGCTTACTCGACCGaaaaatgacccgaacccgattcaacacccgacccgatgtcaacccgaaaccgattttaacccgatgaAACTTGTTATTGACTCAATTCGTGACAACCCATTACCTGAATCTACGCGACCTGTTGATAACCCGATTTGTCATTgacctaactaaataataacttaaatcaagttaatatatttttttataattacctaatctagaacaagtgaaaagcgttaaaccaaatttaaccaaatttataaaagttaacTTATAAGGTTAAAACTTGACTAATCCTGATAGCTATCGTACCCGGTCTTAACCCGTGTCCAATAGTGAAACCGACCTGAATTTTAACCGACCCGGTAATTATTCGATCTGAAATTGACCCGACTCCTTAAGACCCGAACCCATAATTGTACCCGGCTAAAAAAagacccgacctgaacccgaccTAAACCGAAATGAAAAAATAACCCGATATGACC
This genomic stretch from Spinacia oleracea cultivar Varoflay chromosome 3, BTI_SOV_V1, whole genome shotgun sequence harbors:
- the LOC110801457 gene encoding uncharacterized protein, coding for MEGGDEGVERMVDSKDMQQQSKAFDKLTDRVEDRQLDSSRVQTAMASIYASAEADANAMRLREKELAAVKINAEDIDTIANELELDRKVAERTLREHKGDAVAAVRSLLGLLH
- the LOC110801482 gene encoding probable pectinesterase 67, yielding MYLQATNILNALAIICVFLVSNVNFGEGSHAHTIHKNVIDGPILAQKIGGNRTIVVDINGNGDFKTVQAAIDSVPEGNSNWINIELSKGIFREKVHIPHTKPKIFLRGNGKGRTYIVWSHSSVNNIESATFKVEAPNFVAFGISFKNDAPTGEAYTSQNQSVAAYVASDTAAFYHCGFFSTHNTLYDSKGSHYYQGCYIQGSIDFIFGRARSIFHECEIFVLVDRRIKIHGSITAQNRESENEKSGYVFNKSKIYGTDQVYLGRAKGAYSRVLFANSYLSGTVTSEGWTNWSYDGSTDNIFFAEYACHGPGSTTGDRVSWSRRLSDEEAAPFLTIDFIDGKQWVPAWLD